A single window of Thalassoroseus pseudoceratinae DNA harbors:
- a CDS encoding L-threonylcarbamoyladenylate synthase, which produces MSSNTESTSAICPVGTDVERAAQLLANGGVVAFGTETVYGLGADALNPHAVSRVFAVKERPKFDPLIVHLADYEQLSTVADVENSLVEQLAAVFWPGPLTLVLPKKPNVPDLVTSGLPTVAVRIPEHPQARALIAAAGKPIAAPSANPFGRISPTRADHVAEQLGTKIDYIFDGGPCRVGVESTVLDVSTNPPTLLRPGGVTVEALEDVIGPVALPSSAAETHPSAPGMLPSHYAPGTPLQIRESVTPPDPSRKLGLLAFREPSSRDGWSNVEVLSSTGDLVEAAANFFAALRRLDALELDGIVADSFPSEGLGRALNDRLQRAAHTE; this is translated from the coding sequence ATGTCGTCTAACACGGAATCAACGTCGGCAATCTGTCCGGTCGGTACGGATGTAGAACGAGCGGCGCAATTGTTGGCCAACGGAGGCGTTGTCGCGTTCGGCACCGAAACCGTTTACGGCTTGGGCGCGGACGCATTGAATCCGCATGCGGTCTCTCGTGTCTTTGCTGTCAAAGAGCGTCCGAAATTCGATCCGCTGATTGTCCACCTCGCGGATTACGAGCAACTCTCTACCGTTGCCGACGTGGAAAACTCATTGGTCGAACAACTGGCGGCGGTGTTCTGGCCGGGACCCTTGACGTTGGTCTTGCCGAAAAAACCAAACGTGCCGGACTTGGTCACGTCTGGCTTGCCGACGGTTGCGGTGCGAATTCCGGAACATCCGCAAGCACGGGCGTTGATCGCGGCCGCTGGGAAACCGATTGCCGCCCCAAGTGCCAACCCCTTTGGACGCATCAGTCCGACCCGTGCGGACCACGTCGCCGAACAACTTGGCACGAAGATCGACTACATTTTCGACGGTGGGCCCTGCCGAGTCGGTGTGGAATCGACGGTGCTCGATGTCTCGACGAATCCGCCGACTTTACTGCGTCCCGGTGGTGTGACCGTGGAAGCATTGGAAGACGTCATTGGGCCGGTCGCGTTGCCTTCGTCGGCCGCCGAAACTCATCCGTCGGCACCAGGGATGTTGCCCAGCCATTACGCACCAGGCACACCGCTACAAATTCGCGAATCCGTCACACCACCCGACCCATCACGGAAGTTGGGCCTGCTTGCGTTTCGGGAACCAAGCTCTCGCGATGGTTGGAGCAATGTCGAGGTGCTTTCGTCGACTGGCGATCTCGTCGAGGCCGCCGCCAATTTCTTCGCGGCACTGCGTCGACTCGACGCGTTGGAACTCGACGGAATCGTGGCGGACTCATTTCCGAGTGAAGGTCTCGGTCGAGCCCTCAACGATCGTCTGCAACGCGCCGCCCACACCGAGTGA
- a CDS encoding PP2C family protein-serine/threonine phosphatase, translating to MIEIRSGFVSITGNFRDNNEDRGFVDPEGRYFLVADGMGGQSAGEKASELATELISEKFEQLIDFQSGESEEVCRAIDEAVAYANDEIMALGKVEPAFHNMGTTITLVVRVGQRLFAAGVGDSRIYLFRDGKLEQLTEDHSLTEALRRAGTITAEDAKTHRYRNVLYRYLGTKEGSNGTEAKELEPKPGDRFLMCSDGVTDGVPDSQLVEILTQNPDPQTAAQTAVESAQEGGSKDNITCLILDVV from the coding sequence ATGATTGAAATTCGCAGCGGATTTGTCAGCATCACCGGCAATTTCCGTGACAATAACGAAGATCGAGGTTTCGTCGATCCCGAGGGACGCTATTTCCTCGTGGCCGATGGAATGGGGGGGCAATCGGCCGGTGAAAAAGCCAGCGAGTTAGCGACCGAATTGATCTCCGAGAAATTCGAGCAACTCATCGATTTTCAGAGCGGTGAATCTGAAGAGGTTTGTCGGGCGATCGACGAAGCCGTCGCCTATGCCAACGATGAAATCATGGCCCTGGGGAAAGTCGAGCCGGCTTTTCACAACATGGGCACCACGATCACTTTGGTCGTCCGAGTCGGTCAACGCTTGTTTGCCGCTGGTGTCGGTGATAGTCGAATTTATCTCTTCCGTGACGGCAAGCTGGAGCAACTCACCGAAGACCACTCGTTGACCGAAGCCCTCCGCCGGGCCGGTACCATCACCGCGGAAGATGCCAAAACACACCGCTATCGAAACGTTCTCTATCGGTACTTGGGAACGAAGGAAGGCAGCAACGGCACCGAGGCGAAAGAACTCGAACCGAAACCGGGCGATCGGTTCCTTATGTGTTCGGACGGCGTGACCGATGGTGTTCCAGATAGCCAACTCGTGGAGATTCTGACGCAGAATCCCGATCCGCAGACCGCTGCTCAAACTGCCGTTGAATCTGCTCAGGAAGGCGGGTCGAAAGACAACATCACCTGCCTGATTCTCGATGTCGTCTAA
- a CDS encoding 3-keto-disaccharide hydrolase: MTSWKIWMLTGVVWMTSVAGANAADPLNELTKEERQAGWELLFNGEDYTGWMCNNGKEIASPIEDHAMVPYKSGGYLIIHKEPVSDFILKCDVKMPEQCNSGIFFRVADPKDPVQTGFEMQVMSGKGTGYHDFGAVYDLAKPALNAASPTGEWTAIKLICKGPHVQVIVNGKVTTETDLSKFTEVGKRPDGSKHKFTKHGKPVSEWPHKGYVGFQDHGHPVWYRNVKLLDLTEHPAPNAGK, from the coding sequence GTGACGAGTTGGAAAATCTGGATGCTCACTGGTGTCGTTTGGATGACCTCGGTCGCCGGAGCAAACGCCGCCGACCCACTCAACGAACTAACCAAAGAAGAACGCCAAGCCGGTTGGGAATTGCTGTTCAACGGTGAAGACTACACCGGCTGGATGTGCAACAACGGAAAAGAAATCGCCTCGCCGATCGAAGATCACGCGATGGTTCCCTACAAATCGGGAGGGTATCTGATTATCCACAAGGAACCCGTGAGCGATTTCATTCTGAAATGCGACGTCAAAATGCCCGAGCAATGCAACAGCGGTATTTTCTTCCGAGTCGCGGACCCGAAAGACCCCGTTCAAACCGGGTTTGAAATGCAAGTCATGAGTGGCAAGGGAACCGGTTATCACGATTTCGGTGCCGTCTACGATCTCGCGAAGCCCGCCCTCAACGCTGCCAGTCCCACTGGTGAGTGGACAGCGATCAAGCTCATCTGCAAAGGACCGCACGTTCAGGTCATCGTGAATGGCAAAGTGACCACGGAAACCGATCTTTCCAAATTCACGGAAGTCGGCAAGCGTCCCGATGGTTCGAAGCACAAGTTCACCAAACACGGAAAACCCGTCTCCGAATGGCCTCACAAGGGGTATGTCGGGTTCCAAGACCACGGCCACCCGGTCTGGTATCGCAATGTGAAACTGCTCGATCTCACAGAGCACCCAGCGCCCAATGCGGGTAAATAA
- the pyk gene encoding pyruvate kinase translates to MSSGSQYQERPLVKSKIVATVGPASQEPNRLRELVEAGVDIFRLNFAHGEYSQLERVVQSIRSISEELERPIGILGDLSGPKIRLGELPEDSIVCHVGEHFHFVRDENIDEPHHLTSTYPQLIDDLRNGDRVLLADGTVAMRVIGKHIDEGRVACVVENPGLIRSRQGINLPGATLSAPCLTEKDLEDLAWAVKHELDFIGLSFVRSANDLQQLKRKIEEFKPTVVPSVVAKIEKMEAVSDLDAILDLTDAVMVARGDLGVEVEIAHVPAMQKQIIQLCNRHRIPVITATQMLDSMQENERPTRAEASDVANAILDGSDAVMLSGETAIGKHPVASVSMMSRIAIEAERLVQPNPSIDTDSQPSSRATLVSEAVTLGAGAAAGHLEADLIVVATHSGKTAMALSKQRGQVPILALTDCESAARRMCLYWGIQSIHTPIVKEPPQTVLNFVIDWGRKNNILTRGSRVVLVTSSNWAKAQEGKDSMLVHAIP, encoded by the coding sequence ATGAGTTCAGGCAGTCAGTACCAGGAACGTCCGTTGGTCAAATCCAAGATCGTGGCAACGGTCGGTCCGGCGAGTCAGGAACCGAATCGTCTCCGCGAATTGGTTGAAGCCGGTGTCGACATCTTCCGGCTGAACTTCGCGCACGGGGAATACTCGCAGTTGGAACGGGTGGTGCAATCCATTCGGAGCATCTCCGAGGAACTCGAACGCCCCATTGGAATTCTGGGGGATTTATCCGGTCCCAAAATTCGGTTGGGCGAGCTTCCCGAGGATAGTATTGTTTGCCACGTTGGCGAGCATTTCCATTTCGTGCGGGATGAGAACATCGACGAACCGCACCACCTCACGTCGACCTATCCGCAGTTGATTGACGATCTCCGTAATGGTGATCGCGTCTTGCTTGCTGACGGCACCGTGGCGATGCGGGTCATCGGGAAACACATTGATGAAGGTCGCGTGGCCTGCGTGGTGGAAAACCCCGGTTTGATTCGTTCGCGTCAGGGGATCAATCTGCCGGGAGCCACGCTGAGTGCCCCATGTTTGACGGAGAAAGACCTCGAAGATTTAGCGTGGGCTGTCAAGCATGAGTTGGATTTCATCGGATTGAGTTTCGTCCGCAGCGCGAATGATCTGCAACAGCTCAAACGCAAGATCGAAGAATTCAAACCAACCGTCGTGCCGAGCGTGGTCGCCAAGATCGAAAAGATGGAGGCCGTCAGCGATCTCGATGCGATTCTCGATCTCACCGATGCGGTGATGGTGGCCCGTGGGGATCTCGGTGTGGAAGTCGAGATCGCACACGTCCCGGCGATGCAGAAGCAAATCATTCAGCTATGTAATCGGCATCGGATTCCGGTCATCACAGCAACACAGATGCTCGACAGCATGCAGGAAAATGAACGCCCCACGCGGGCTGAAGCCAGCGATGTCGCCAACGCAATTCTCGACGGCAGCGATGCGGTCATGCTCTCCGGTGAAACGGCGATCGGCAAACATCCGGTGGCTTCGGTCTCGATGATGAGCAGAATTGCAATCGAAGCAGAACGTCTCGTCCAACCGAACCCGAGTATCGACACCGACAGCCAGCCGAGTTCGCGGGCCACACTCGTGAGCGAAGCCGTCACCCTCGGAGCCGGTGCCGCCGCTGGACATCTCGAAGCGGACTTGATCGTGGTGGCGACGCATTCCGGGAAGACGGCAATGGCGTTGTCGAAGCAACGCGGACAGGTTCCGATTCTTGCCCTGACAGATTGCGAATCCGCCGCACGACGGATGTGTCTGTACTGGGGAATTCAGTCCATTCACACGCCCATCGTGAAAGAACCGCCGCAAACGGTTCTGAATTTTGTGATCGATTGGGGGCGGAAAAACAACATCCTCACCCGCGGGAGTCGTGTGGTCCTCGTGACCAGTTCGAATTGGGCGAAGGCACAGGAAGGCAAAGACTCTATGCTCGTGCACGCGATTCCATAA
- a CDS encoding DUF5691 domain-containing protein, with the protein MDDLTKVALAGTSRGRLSSQTLNDGLGAELVSQLESDSEDTLLLQAGVQTVCEQAGRISSREVQPISPAPAESRNCGSRRLAGLLQNAFATNSKELLAEFLRQMQGGGLVLPPDLLPTALDASDANLREQLLPVLGERGVWLSEFRPEWSWVRTGVASLSGRDRDVLQTEWEHGTIRERCQVLRTIRRADPSEGRTWLESTFSQEKAEFRARLLGAFEHGLSANDEEFLEAALDDRSTQVQSVAAYLLSQLTESAFATRMHERAEAMLSKTPDADRECGFQLVCNPPEKIDKAWKRDGIASKPPTGQGKRAYWTQTVLATIPPLHWVTRFDSAPEHLIQATRGGTFDRPILKAWTTAAARFVASDPKSGEWLTPLWNYWADLADLLKGKGREEAFSQLHIILPIMSAMQIEETFVPFLQKTAKNQALEMTGLLGFVPQPWSEKLGRAYLNAVRPILKASSRNSSYQWSNTLFTAAKALPREVFEEALAGWEVAAAESSGWHAKAIVKETERFQDIIRTRQSFYEEVQTTP; encoded by the coding sequence ATGGACGACCTCACCAAAGTTGCATTGGCGGGTACTTCGCGGGGCAGATTGTCATCGCAAACCTTGAATGATGGCTTGGGTGCGGAACTTGTGAGTCAGCTGGAAAGTGACTCCGAAGACACTCTGTTACTGCAAGCCGGCGTGCAAACGGTCTGTGAACAAGCGGGGCGAATTTCATCGCGTGAAGTGCAACCGATTTCACCAGCCCCAGCCGAATCGCGAAACTGCGGATCACGGCGGTTAGCGGGTCTGCTACAGAATGCATTCGCGACAAACTCCAAGGAACTGCTTGCCGAGTTTCTTCGACAGATGCAGGGCGGTGGGTTGGTGTTGCCACCGGACTTGCTGCCCACGGCTCTCGACGCCAGTGACGCCAACCTTCGCGAGCAATTGCTACCCGTTCTGGGAGAACGTGGAGTGTGGCTGAGTGAGTTCCGCCCCGAATGGAGTTGGGTCCGTACTGGCGTAGCGAGTTTGAGCGGTCGGGATCGGGACGTACTCCAAACCGAATGGGAGCACGGTACAATCCGCGAACGCTGCCAAGTTCTTCGAACCATTCGGCGAGCCGATCCGAGCGAAGGCCGCACATGGTTGGAATCGACATTCAGCCAAGAGAAAGCCGAGTTTCGTGCCCGGTTGCTAGGGGCGTTCGAACATGGACTGTCGGCGAACGACGAAGAATTTCTCGAAGCGGCTTTGGATGACCGCAGTACGCAAGTTCAATCCGTGGCGGCGTATCTTCTGTCCCAATTGACGGAATCAGCCTTCGCGACGCGGATGCACGAACGAGCCGAAGCCATGTTGTCGAAAACGCCCGACGCGGATCGGGAATGCGGTTTTCAGCTGGTGTGCAATCCGCCAGAAAAAATCGACAAGGCTTGGAAACGTGACGGTATTGCCAGCAAGCCACCAACGGGGCAGGGCAAGCGGGCCTATTGGACGCAGACCGTATTGGCAACGATTCCACCGTTACATTGGGTAACGCGGTTTGATTCCGCACCGGAGCACCTCATCCAAGCCACGCGGGGCGGGACGTTTGATCGTCCGATTCTCAAAGCCTGGACGACCGCGGCCGCTCGGTTTGTCGCAAGTGATCCGAAGTCCGGTGAATGGCTCACACCGTTGTGGAATTATTGGGCCGACCTCGCGGACCTGCTCAAAGGCAAAGGTCGTGAGGAAGCCTTCAGTCAATTGCACATCATTCTGCCCATCATGTCTGCCATGCAGATCGAGGAGACATTCGTCCCGTTCTTGCAAAAGACGGCGAAGAATCAAGCTCTTGAAATGACGGGACTACTCGGGTTCGTACCCCAGCCTTGGAGTGAGAAGCTGGGTCGCGCGTATCTGAACGCGGTCCGCCCGATCCTGAAAGCGTCGTCACGGAATTCGAGTTATCAGTGGAGCAATACGCTGTTCACAGCGGCCAAGGCGTTACCCCGCGAAGTCTTTGAGGAAGCCCTCGCGGGGTGGGAAGTCGCTGCGGCGGAATCGTCAGGATGGCATGCAAAAGCCATCGTCAAAGAGACCGAACGCTTTCAAGACATCATCCGCACGCGGCAGAGTTTCTACGAGGAAGTTCAAACCACGCCGTAG
- a CDS encoding alpha/beta fold hydrolase produces the protein MTVDSTSETLNDAVGEPCPTPLSTGEVLNEFRSKAEPWTVTSGGQKWTGKIWGHGPSVYFLGGFLGTTDQFAFLTYLLKDDFRCVTFEHPAKLPSPRDWASSLATIADELGDDTWTIYASSFGSLPTWQLLTSLPDRVQGAVVQGGFAQWRLSLAERALALGANICPGRITSLPGREAVARQNHRSWFPPFDQVRWPFYLENSGETPVRVLGQRARWAHRHNFRALLPQIQQPVLVIRTEGDGSVLEAHQEELRELLPNVSSEKLNTSGQLPHITHPHRVAKLISTFEDDQA, from the coding sequence ATGACGGTTGATTCGACCTCCGAAACTCTCAACGACGCTGTCGGCGAGCCGTGTCCCACACCGCTCTCGACGGGCGAGGTGTTGAACGAATTCCGGTCGAAAGCGGAGCCTTGGACGGTGACGTCCGGCGGACAGAAATGGACCGGGAAGATCTGGGGGCATGGTCCGTCAGTCTATTTCCTGGGCGGTTTTCTGGGCACGACGGATCAATTCGCTTTTCTGACATACCTCTTGAAAGACGACTTTCGCTGCGTGACGTTCGAGCATCCCGCCAAACTGCCTTCACCGCGCGATTGGGCGAGCAGTCTGGCCACGATTGCGGACGAACTGGGTGACGACACGTGGACGATCTACGCGTCTTCGTTCGGGAGTCTTCCGACTTGGCAGCTCCTCACGTCATTGCCCGACCGAGTTCAGGGAGCGGTCGTGCAAGGGGGATTTGCTCAATGGCGGTTGTCGTTGGCCGAACGAGCACTCGCGCTGGGAGCGAATATCTGCCCCGGACGCATCACATCGCTTCCCGGTCGTGAAGCTGTCGCTCGGCAAAACCATCGATCGTGGTTTCCGCCGTTTGATCAAGTTCGTTGGCCGTTCTATCTGGAGAACAGCGGTGAAACCCCGGTTCGTGTGCTGGGACAACGGGCACGTTGGGCCCACCGACACAACTTCCGCGCGCTCCTGCCTCAGATCCAACAACCCGTTCTCGTGATCCGGACCGAAGGTGACGGCAGTGTGCTCGAAGCCCATCAGGAGGAACTTCGGGAATTGTTGCCGAACGTAAGTTCCGAAAAGTTGAATACCAGCGGTCAGTTGCCGCACATTACGCATCCGCACCGAGTCGCAAAATTGATCTCCACATTTGAGGACGACCAGGCATGA
- the gdhA gene encoding NADP-specific glutamate dehydrogenase has translation MTSSHSLREEIDHFMHGLERRNPHETEFHQAVHEVVESVMPFVMANPSYKKAQILERMTEPDRIIIFRVSWEDDEGNIRANRAWRVQFNNSIGPYKGGLRFHPSVNQSILKFLGFEQTFKNSLTGLPMGGGKGGSNFNPKGKSDREVMRFCQSLMVELHRHIGEDTDVPAGDIGVGAREISYMFGMYKRLRNRFTGILTGKGLAFGGSLVRTEATGFGCVYFCNHMLEHTGDSLKGKTCIISGSGNVATYACQKATELGAKVLTLSDSGGFVYDPDGIDEDKLAFVKHLKEVQRGRISEYVKKYPKAEFHAEQRPWGVPADVAFPCATQNEINADEARTMLKNGVKVVCEGANMPSEYDAVQEFLKAKILFGPAKAANAGGVAVSGLEQSQNQLRISWSRDEVDGKLQEIMRDIHEKCVQYGNDGNSWVNYVDGANIAGFVKVADAMLAYGVV, from the coding sequence ATGACCAGCTCACATTCATTACGTGAGGAAATTGACCATTTCATGCACGGGTTGGAACGTCGGAACCCGCATGAAACCGAATTTCACCAAGCGGTTCACGAGGTCGTCGAATCGGTGATGCCCTTCGTGATGGCCAATCCGAGTTACAAGAAAGCTCAAATTCTCGAACGGATGACCGAACCGGATCGCATCATCATCTTCCGCGTCAGTTGGGAAGACGACGAAGGCAACATTCGGGCGAACCGGGCCTGGCGGGTGCAGTTCAATAATTCCATTGGGCCGTACAAAGGCGGTTTGCGATTTCATCCGTCGGTCAATCAAAGCATCTTGAAGTTTCTCGGTTTCGAGCAAACCTTCAAGAACAGTTTGACCGGTCTCCCCATGGGGGGCGGGAAAGGCGGCTCGAACTTCAATCCGAAAGGTAAAAGCGATCGCGAAGTCATGCGGTTCTGCCAAAGTTTGATGGTCGAATTGCATCGCCATATCGGTGAAGACACCGACGTTCCCGCCGGCGATATCGGTGTCGGTGCCCGTGAAATCAGCTACATGTTCGGCATGTATAAACGATTGCGAAACCGCTTCACTGGCATTCTGACGGGGAAAGGTTTGGCATTCGGCGGCAGTTTGGTGCGAACCGAAGCGACCGGGTTCGGCTGCGTCTATTTCTGCAATCACATGCTCGAACACACCGGCGATAGCTTGAAAGGCAAGACCTGTATCATTTCCGGGTCGGGCAACGTCGCCACTTATGCGTGTCAGAAGGCGACCGAACTCGGAGCGAAGGTGCTCACACTCTCCGATTCCGGTGGATTCGTATACGATCCCGACGGTATCGACGAAGATAAACTCGCCTTCGTCAAGCACCTCAAAGAAGTTCAACGCGGACGCATTAGCGAATACGTCAAGAAATATCCGAAAGCCGAATTCCACGCCGAACAACGTCCGTGGGGTGTGCCAGCCGATGTGGCGTTCCCGTGTGCCACTCAAAACGAGATCAACGCCGACGAAGCCCGCACGATGCTCAAGAACGGCGTGAAGGTCGTCTGCGAAGGGGCGAATATGCCCAGCGAGTACGACGCCGTCCAAGAGTTCCTAAAAGCGAAGATTCTCTTCGGTCCCGCGAAGGCCGCCAACGCGGGCGGGGTGGCGGTCTCCGGTTTGGAGCAAAGCCAAAACCAACTCCGGATCAGTTGGTCGCGTGACGAAGTGGATGGGAAGCTTCAAGAAATCATGCGGGACATCCACGAGAAGTGCGTGCAATACGGCAATGATGGCAACAGCTGGGTCAACTACGTCGACGGCGCCAACATCGCCGGCTTCGTCAAAGTCGCCGACGCCATGCTCGCCTACGGCGTGGTTTGA
- a CDS encoding BLUF domain-containing protein — MAVSSLVYASRATRDFTSEDLNGLAARASRKNKGLRVTGYLCHQKGIFFQYIEGPTAELSALIKSIRNDDRHDIFNEIDLGRIDDRKFPDWNMRSIDSTSLQMIQMEDILRQVLENMAERNYGLERLRNLVLPMVAKISERQAMLSGQAG; from the coding sequence ATGGCTGTAAGCTCCCTCGTGTACGCTAGTCGGGCAACACGCGATTTTACTTCTGAAGACCTCAACGGCTTGGCCGCACGTGCGAGCAGGAAGAACAAAGGTTTGCGAGTGACGGGTTATCTCTGTCATCAAAAGGGAATTTTCTTTCAATACATCGAAGGTCCAACCGCCGAGTTATCGGCCTTAATCAAATCCATCCGCAACGACGACCGACACGATATCTTCAATGAGATTGATCTCGGACGGATCGACGATCGGAAGTTCCCAGATTGGAACATGCGAAGCATCGACAGTACGAGTTTGCAAATGATTCAGATGGAAGACATCTTGCGTCAAGTGCTGGAAAATATGGCCGAGCGGAATTACGGCCTCGAACGACTTCGCAATTTGGTGCTTCCCATGGTCGCCAAAATCTCGGAACGTCAAGCGATGCTCAGTGGTCAAGCAGGATAG
- a CDS encoding SWIM zinc finger family protein yields MDLTLEQVTEMAPDSNSAAAGKKLMALKNWPDVGRDDHSLWGKCQGSKVYQIMVDLSNLGYKCNCPSRKFPCKHVLGLLMLTASSPDAVAEATRPEWVDDWLKQRQARAEKKAEVASTPKKPVDEKAKKRRAAKREKLVTEGLSRLDLWMKDLVRTGLAGVEAKPHSFWDEQAKRLVDSQAGGLASRVSRWAEIPGSSRDWPKQLLTEFGRVKLLLKAFERIEQLTPELQSDVRQIIGWNIGKDELSSDGEKVEDSWIVAGQWIDDDGRIRSQRSWVFGRKTDRTALVLQFAVGGQPFAESIVPGTEQVGTLVFYPGASKQRAKFVSREGELLSVQSRVSGSATIDEFLGTVSDALATQPWLDAFGCVLHDVTLIPGDEWTLRDRNGAGLPVRGRDHWKTLAVTGGHPVDLVGEWDGHQIRLLNVFNDRFQHRTD; encoded by the coding sequence ATGGATCTTACGCTCGAACAAGTCACCGAGATGGCCCCGGATAGCAATTCGGCGGCTGCCGGCAAGAAGCTGATGGCCCTCAAGAATTGGCCAGACGTGGGGCGTGATGACCACTCGCTTTGGGGGAAGTGCCAGGGCAGTAAGGTCTACCAGATTATGGTCGACCTCTCGAATCTCGGCTACAAATGCAACTGCCCCAGCCGTAAATTTCCCTGCAAGCACGTGTTGGGACTCTTGATGCTTACGGCGTCGTCGCCCGATGCCGTTGCCGAAGCAACCCGTCCCGAATGGGTCGACGATTGGCTCAAACAACGCCAAGCCCGAGCCGAGAAAAAAGCGGAAGTCGCAAGCACGCCCAAAAAGCCGGTTGACGAGAAAGCGAAGAAACGTCGAGCAGCCAAACGTGAGAAGTTAGTCACCGAAGGGCTGTCGCGTCTCGACTTGTGGATGAAGGATCTCGTGCGAACGGGGCTCGCGGGTGTCGAAGCCAAACCACACTCGTTTTGGGACGAGCAAGCCAAACGGTTGGTCGATTCACAAGCAGGCGGGCTGGCTTCTCGGGTGTCTCGTTGGGCGGAAATTCCCGGGTCTTCACGAGATTGGCCCAAGCAATTGCTCACCGAATTCGGTCGCGTCAAATTGCTTCTCAAAGCGTTTGAGCGAATCGAGCAGCTCACGCCTGAACTGCAAAGCGATGTGCGGCAGATCATCGGATGGAACATCGGCAAAGACGAGTTAAGTTCCGATGGAGAGAAAGTCGAAGACAGCTGGATCGTTGCTGGACAATGGATCGATGACGACGGACGGATTCGGTCGCAGCGGTCGTGGGTCTTCGGTCGCAAGACTGACCGCACGGCATTGGTGTTGCAGTTTGCCGTGGGCGGGCAACCGTTTGCGGAGTCCATCGTCCCCGGCACGGAGCAGGTCGGCACGCTGGTGTTCTATCCCGGTGCCAGCAAACAGCGGGCGAAATTCGTCAGTCGCGAAGGGGAATTGTTGTCTGTGCAATCCCGAGTTTCCGGTTCGGCAACCATCGACGAATTTCTTGGCACCGTCAGCGATGCACTTGCGACGCAACCCTGGTTAGATGCCTTTGGCTGCGTGTTGCACGATGTGACGTTGATCCCCGGAGATGAATGGACTCTCCGCGACCGCAACGGTGCGGGTCTGCCGGTGCGTGGACGCGATCACTGGAAGACATTGGCGGTCACGGGTGGCCATCCAGTCGATCTCGTGGGGGAATGGGACGGACATCAAATACGTTTGCTCAATGTTTTCAACGACCGGTTCCAACACCGTACGGATTGA
- a CDS encoding PIG-L family deacetylase yields the protein MTDSVSTSELPEPLDVIAVGAHPDDVEIAVGGTLARLVQQGYRVGIVDLTDGEPTPLSPGPEVRLQEAKEAARILGIQVRHTLELPNRRLFDNFESRCELAKVFRRYRPKIVMGIAEKTPMASPDHWQAMQITDAAVFYSRLTKWDEHFDGLPVHTIPKMIWYPLGFHSLERTEGSGQFVMDISETLDLKLESVRAYRTQFPPEKERVFRMVESRAHHLGTTAGFVAGELFITSTALGVHDLVQTLLPTELGFSKRD from the coding sequence ATGACCGATTCCGTTTCAACCTCCGAACTTCCGGAACCATTGGACGTGATCGCTGTCGGTGCGCATCCGGATGATGTGGAAATTGCCGTCGGGGGCACATTGGCCCGACTCGTGCAGCAAGGCTATCGCGTGGGGATTGTCGATCTGACCGATGGCGAACCGACACCCCTTTCGCCCGGTCCCGAAGTTCGACTGCAAGAAGCCAAGGAAGCCGCTCGGATTCTTGGCATCCAGGTGCGACACACTCTGGAACTTCCCAACCGGCGGTTGTTCGATAACTTCGAATCCCGATGTGAGTTGGCCAAGGTGTTCCGTCGGTATCGTCCGAAGATCGTAATGGGCATTGCGGAAAAAACACCGATGGCCTCTCCCGACCATTGGCAAGCCATGCAGATCACCGACGCCGCCGTGTTCTATTCACGCTTGACGAAATGGGACGAACACTTCGACGGCTTGCCCGTGCACACGATTCCGAAAATGATTTGGTATCCGCTCGGTTTTCATTCGCTCGAACGAACCGAAGGCAGCGGACAGTTCGTCATGGATATCTCTGAAACCTTGGATTTGAAACTGGAGTCGGTCCGGGCGTATCGCACGCAATTTCCCCCTGAGAAGGAACGTGTCTTCCGCATGGTGGAAAGCCGAGCCCACCATCTTGGCACCACCGCCGGATTCGTGGCCGGGGAGTTGTTCATTACTTCGACGGCTCTGGGAGTGCACGACTTAGTACAAACATTGCTACCCACCGAACTCGGCTTTTCCAAGCGGGATTGA